The Ictalurus furcatus strain D&B chromosome 23, Billie_1.0, whole genome shotgun sequence genome includes the window TACACTGATTTcaataaagtaaacaaaaaaaagtttctttttttccggAGCTGATATTTATATAGTTCCTGAagctacaggtgcatctcaatttttaatattgtggaaaagttcatttttcccccccccataatttaattcaaaaaatggaactttcatatattctagattcattacacaaagtgaaatattcaagcctttttttgttttaagcttgatgattatggcttacagctcatgaaaaTCAAATCTCTAATTACTGTAGTAAAGAACTTATAGTACGGAAACGTCGACATTCTGAacagtatgttaatttatgcacgcaatacttggtcggggcttgcacaaattactgcatcaatgcggcgtggcatggaggcaatcagcctgtggcactgctgaggtgttctggaagcccaggttgctttgatagtggccttcagctcatctgtattgttgagttttgtctcccatagattctctatggggttcaggtcaggtgagtcggctggccaatcaagtacagtaataccatggtcagcaaaccagttaccagtagttttggcactgtgggcaggtgccaactCCTGCTGGAATGTAGTCGCATTGACACTCTACTTGAGAAAAcgcagtggaccaacaccagcagatgacatggcatcccaaatcatcactgaccgTGGAAACTTCACATTGGGCTTCAAGCAACTTTGATTCTGTgcctccactcttcctccagactctgggaccttgatttccaaatgaaaagcaaaggttactttcatctgaaaagaggactttggactaCTGAGCAATGGTGTTTTTAGTACAaatgtgttttgagttaattcactgattagagctcttctcaggtggACAGTATTTTTCTATTTCATCTCATTTCGTTGAGgtgtaagccataatcaaggttaaaacaaaaaaagcatgacATTTCACATTATGCGtaacgaatctagaatatatgcaagttccactttttaaaattaaattatagtTGAAAAAACAAATTTTTCCACAATACTCAAATTTTTTAAGATGCACCTGTAAGTTTTAAGCTGAAATGCTCGAGTAGTTTTTGGTGCATTGTTACCTGGTTTAACGACTCGGTGTGGAAATCAAGATTCTAAGATCAGCTTCATAAAACTGCACTTTCCTGAGAATTGTGTATTTcaaatggtggtggtgagtCCATGATTATGACTTTGGCCCATAGACCAGAAAGTCGTGAGTTAAAATCCTGGCACCACCAAGTCACCTCTGTTTGAGCCTTCCTTAACCCTCGTGCTCACTTGCGTCCTCTCTCAATTGTACATCACTGgcgataaaagcatctgccgaaaatgagcaaatataaatgaaaatttgtGTTAAACTTAGTTTTTGATCATATCTTTAGTTAATCAAGAACTTAATCAAGCACtctttaaagaaataaacaaaataaaattctgtATGCTGCCATGCTACAGGGTGTCCAATAAGTCGGGAAACAATGGACACTGAACTACATGATTTTGTATTcatatacaattttttaaaaacattttccagttCAGGTGAAAAATGTCCTTAACATTGGATGAAATGACAGAGATAGGGCTTCTTGGTATTCTCCTTGTATTAGTCGTGTCCACCTATCAGATGCATGCACAAATGACTTAAGAGAAAACATCCACAGGCAGTGATCTAAAACACGGTTTATTGTGCAAAATATACACAGGTATATCGAATGCCTTCGCTAAACACTCGGCCGTAAAGATTTCAAATGGACCAAAAGAATGATAGTCCatacaatgcatttttttttacattcattgaAATATGAACAGTCCCAGAGTCATTTTTGAGTCTGATGTACATCCTACCCAAAATGTGAGTTCACTGATTTTTGTGCAAGATGTCCTTCATTTGTTGTGGTGAAATACAGGTAAGCAGAATGTGTTCTTGCCTGAAGCGCTCTCCGTGTAGACGACGAGCCTCCCTGGCACGTTCCTCGCATCCAAATCGAATAACAGCCTCACCAATTCCGTTGCCGTTTTCGTCCTCGAGCAACTCGATGTCCTCTTCGCTGACGTCATGCACACCGAAAAAGGCTTTCACTTCCGGTTTCCTCACAGCAGCAGGGAAATTCCGCGCGTAGATGCAAGACAAAACCGGGCGAGTTTGTGTGCTGCACGGACGTGCCCTTTCTGAGTCAGTACATCTGTTCTGAGACATTAGGTCCCTCATTTTTTCCTTAGTAATGGAGGAGACGTCAATTATTTGTGAGCCAACTGCAATGCCATTCATGTTCATGGCTGAGGTATATTCCTCTGGctctgtaaatattataaagGCAGTAGATGTTCGTTCCTTCCACTTGTCTAGTAGATGCAGGATTTTACTGTTTGGTATGTCATGACATGAGAACAGGCCCCTTATCTCAGTCTTGGTAACAGTTTTAGGAAGGTTCTTCACCATGACACAGTACTCCGTGTCAAAGGATGGCGATTTAGAGCGGCGCCGTTTTTTCGATCCCAAAAATGAGCAGGGACTTTTCGCCGGAGGATTCCTGTGCAATCTGCCCTCTGCAGAGAATTTGACCTCCTCTGAGAATGTGGAGCGTGGGAGATTTTCACGATGCTCCATGGCATTTTCCCACATTCTCTCATGTGCCAGTCTAACCTCGACATGGAAGTCCCTCAGGCTACTACGGCTGGATTTCAGGCCCTCCTTGGCATCCTTAAAACTAGACGTCTTGACTAGACAACACTGGTCCTCGCCTTGTAAAGTATCGGTTATTACATCCACCACTTTGAGTCCATCAAGGAACTGGCAGACTTCATCTCTGGTGATCGTATTCGGAAGTCCGTAAAGACGAAGATAACCCGGTTTGCAGGAGTTTGCCTCTCTTACTCCCTCATGTTTCGTCTCCACATGATGTCTCGTTGGTTCTGTAACCATTACCTGATTGTTAACAGGTGGTGTTCGGTTTCCTACTGAACTCTTTTTGATTGCGTCCTTACCCGATTTGGGTAGATTTTCTAATTGAGAAGTAATAACTGGTGGTGACTGATCTTGGTTCACGTGGTTGTTAGATTGCAATCCTTCAACTGTAGCCACTACATTCAGTCGAGTGCAATATTCTGTTGggtttgttgttgctgctgttgtctGAGGCACAGGTTCACTTTCAGTAGGAGCACGTTTCCGTTTCCTCAAACTCAACGCCATTTTGTGCTTAAGCTCGGTCATGCTGCTTTTATGAAGGCTAACAGTCGACCCTCTGAGTTGTTTTCCAGAACACAGCATGGCCAACTGTCCAGCTCTCTCGCTACTGAATATAATAAAAGCTTCACCCATCTTGCCCCCAATGATATGGACACCTCCTTCAAGGATAGGTAAGCCAT containing:
- the rbm12ba gene encoding RNA binding motif protein 12Ba, translating into MVIVVLRLQGLTIEAGSEDIRRFFHGLPILEGGVHIIGGKMGEAFIIFSSERAGQLAMLCSGKQLRGSTVSLHKSSMTELKHKMALSLRKRKRAPTESEPVPQTTAATTNPTEYCTRLNVVATVEGLQSNNHVNQDQSPPVITSQLENLPKSGKDAIKKSSVGNRTPPVNNQVMVTEPTRHHVETKHEGVREANSCKPGYLRLYGLPNTITRDEVCQFLDGLKVVDVITDTLQGEDQCCLVKTSSFKDAKEGLKSSRSSLRDFHVEVRLAHERMWENAMEHRENLPRSTFSEEVKFSAEGRLHRNPPAKSPCSFLGSKKRRRSKSPSFDTEYCVMVKNLPKTVTKTEIRGLFSCHDIPNSKILHLLDKWKERTSTAFIIFTEPEEYTSAMNMNGIAVGSQIIDVSSITKEKMRDLMSQNRCTDSERARPCSTQTRPVLSCIYARNFPAAVRKPEVKAFFGVHDVSEEDIELLEDENGNGIGEAVIRFGCEERAREARRLHGERFRQEHILLTCISPQQMKDILHKNQ